From the Candidatus Anstonellales archaeon genome, one window contains:
- a CDS encoding DMT family transporter — protein sequence MKSYLLVVVSGIFLGIISFLKRILQNHFSDTFIATSRLFLASVFLLIILLATHRKKEIRITREEIVPLAIIGIAIALSFYFYFLSISRLPFFVAVTLIFTTPFFSVILESLMEKIHVGKKVIIGMALLFIGVGIFFYENTLEPLSDLLGIVFGLVGALCSAFANEQIKFEERRHSVFKITLWSLFFGFMFLAPLLHAEGIAATRVDLLSLYAIGIIGFLTAITFILFDYSLAYHEPHVSSAIHNSSAFLTSFLLSTLVLFENISLGKIAGALLIITANIIINRYSHTSHKLHRI from the coding sequence ATGAAGTCCTATCTACTAGTTGTTGTCTCTGGCATATTTTTGGGTATAATCTCCTTCTTAAAAAGGATTTTGCAAAATCATTTCTCAGATACATTCATCGCCACATCACGGCTTTTTCTTGCTTCAGTTTTCCTCCTTATCATTCTACTTGCGACTCACCGAAAAAAAGAAATAAGAATTACCAGAGAAGAGATAGTGCCTTTAGCCATCATTGGGATAGCTATAGCTCTCTCATTTTACTTCTACTTCCTTTCGATTTCGCGTCTTCCATTTTTTGTAGCAGTCACTCTCATCTTTACAACACCATTTTTTTCTGTCATACTCGAAAGCTTGATGGAGAAGATACATGTTGGAAAGAAAGTGATAATTGGGATGGCTCTTCTTTTTATAGGAGTCGGTATTTTCTTTTATGAAAACACACTTGAGCCACTTTCAGATTTATTAGGCATAGTATTTGGCCTAGTTGGGGCACTTTGCTCTGCATTTGCAAATGAGCAAATAAAATTTGAAGAGAGAAGGCATTCGGTTTTTAAAATAACTCTGTGGTCTCTCTTTTTTGGTTTTATGTTCCTTGCGCCTCTATTGCACGCAGAAGGCATCGCTGCTACTCGAGTTGACCTTTTGTCTCTTTATGCAATAGGAATTATAGGATTTCTTACAGCTATAACTTTTATTTTGTTTGATTATTCCCTTGCATACCACGAGCCCCATGTGAGCTCAGCAATCCATAACTCAAGCGCGTTTCTGACGTCGTTTCTCCTTTCAACACTTGTTCTTTTTGAGAACATCTCCCTAGGAAAAATTGCAGGTGCTCTACTAATAATTACTGCAAATATTATAATAAACCGCTACTCCCATACTAGCCACAAATTGCATCGGATATGA
- a CDS encoding DUF530 family protein has product MDTLFSSFHLIAEANSLLDEISESRTVSVENLNTLSNFRSQMLAQGFSAPFSVLLAITQKEMDYSAEADKDDQKKQLSYIKYISNLKKFTLNRVRVAHAAHIIALRLGESYLLPYLPLGGNHISMLVKGGEYAIKSYKLLMELLSEHYSPYMQTIATIEYTQGGQKKIETLKLNSQAHLSERIRRIYGPDAKLIKTELMRAKSSIIKNRSSKVAISCAISLAVVEEIKGKEGYAGDKLKIYNAILRRYGISPNVRIDLVEGFRRTKEELSAFGFGTFISDTFVLNPDIIKELNSIKLYSDQAVDKRSKEKLCECLFRVYATTNASERKSRSPIPSLSSVPDESQLAILDISGGIGSIKKPSLAILEKIASEEKSAGISSREFGMGFICSKYGLETEESMKLFSASREEIENSVQKVSSLFEGRGAAFLSEIKRSD; this is encoded by the coding sequence GTTCGCAGATGCTTGCTCAAGGTTTCTCTGCCCCTTTCTCTGTGCTTCTTGCCATAACGCAAAAGGAGATGGACTACTCTGCGGAAGCAGATAAGGATGACCAAAAAAAGCAGCTTTCATACATAAAATACATCTCAAACCTAAAGAAGTTTACTCTAAATCGAGTTAGAGTAGCGCATGCGGCTCACATAATCGCTTTACGCCTAGGAGAGAGCTATCTTCTTCCCTACCTTCCGTTGGGAGGGAATCACATAAGCATGCTTGTCAAAGGTGGCGAATATGCAATAAAATCTTACAAGCTTCTAATGGAGCTATTATCCGAACATTACAGTCCATATATGCAGACGATAGCTACTATTGAATATACTCAAGGCGGACAGAAAAAGATCGAGACTCTCAAGTTGAATTCTCAAGCTCACCTTTCCGAGCGCATCAGAAGGATATACGGCCCTGACGCCAAACTAATAAAAACAGAGCTAATGCGAGCCAAAAGCTCAATAATAAAAAATAGAAGCAGTAAGGTTGCCATTTCCTGTGCAATTTCGCTTGCAGTGGTAGAAGAAATCAAAGGAAAAGAGGGGTATGCTGGTGACAAGCTTAAGATTTATAATGCCATACTAAGAAGATATGGCATCTCACCAAACGTTCGCATCGACCTTGTTGAAGGATTTAGAAGAACAAAAGAAGAACTCAGTGCTTTTGGCTTCGGAACATTTATAAGCGATACCTTTGTGCTCAATCCAGACATCATTAAAGAACTAAATTCTATAAAACTTTACTCTGACCAAGCCGTTGATAAACGGTCCAAGGAAAAGTTGTGTGAATGCCTTTTTAGAGTCTATGCAACAACAAATGCCTCAGAGCGAAAATCACGCAGTCCGATTCCAAGCCTTTCTTCTGTGCCAGACGAAAGCCAGCTAGCTATTCTTGATATTAGCGGAGGAATTGGCAGTATCAAAAAACCATCTCTTGCAATACTGGAAAAAATAGCTTCAGAAGAAAAAAGCGCTGGCATCAGTTCAAGGGAATTTGGAATGGGGTTTATATGTTCAAAATATGGTCTTGAAACAGAGGAATCCATGAAACTATTCTCTGCATCTAGAGAAGAAATAGAGAATTCGGTCCAAAAAGTTTCATCCTTATTTGAAGGTCGCGGTGCTGCTTTCTTAAGTGAAATCAAACGCAGTGACTAA